CCGAATTTCCCGGCAGTACCGACACATTGATTGGAGCACCACAATGACGGACGGCGAAAAGTCCGGCGCGACAATAGAAGTCTCCGACGCATCATTCTCTACCGAGGTGCTGTCGAGCAACACGCCTGTGCTGGTTGACTTTTGGGCTACGTGGTGTGGCCCGTGCAAAATGGTCGCGCCCGTGCTGGAGGAGATTGCCAGCGAGCGAGCGGGGCAGCTTACGGTCGCCAAGCTCGACGTCGACGCAAACCCCGAGACGGCGCGCGACTTTCAGGTGGTGTCGATCCCCACGATGATCCTCTTCAAAGACGGCCAGCCCGTGAAGCGAATCGTCGGCGCGAAGGGCAAGGCGGCGCTGCTGCGCGAGCTTTCCGACGCGGTTCCGAACCTCACCTGAAACCCCCTTCGCGTCGACGCACCACGCCCCGCGGTTGGCCTGGGGTTTTCCCGAAATTGAGAAGCGTCTGCGACAATGACGATTAGCTGGCGCCAGAATGCCGGTTGGTCAGTTTGTCTCGGAGGCCCTTGGTATGTCGAGTCCGCGCCGTGAACACGGCGACGCGCTGCGCTGTGGTGACCGCGGCGCTGCTGTGACCGAAATCCGGGCAACGCTCGCCACGCTGGGAATGCTGGAAGGCCCCGACCAGGACCTGGCGACCGGGCAGCACGTAGCCGCCGAACTGTTCGACGCCGATCTCGACCAGGCGGTGCGGGCCTTCCAACAGCATCGGGGGCTGCTGGTCGACGGCATCGTCGGCGAAGCAACCTACCGCGCCCTCAAGGAGGCCTCCTATCGGCTCGGCGCGCGCACGCTGTATCACCAATTCGGAGCCCCGCTCTACGGTGACGACGTCGCCACCCTGCAGGCGCGGCTGCAGGATCTCGGTTTCTATACCGGTTTGGTCGACGGCTACTTCGGTTTGCAGACCCACAACGCCCTGATGTCTTACCAGCGGGAGTATGGGCTTGCCGCCGACGGCATCTGCGGTCCGGAAACGTTGCGCTCCTTGTATTTTCTGAGTTCGCGGGTCACCGGCGGCTCTCCCCACGCGATCCGCGAGGAGGAGCTGGTCCGCCGTTCTGGCCCCAAGCTGTCGGGTAAGCGCATCATCATCGATCCGGGTCGCGGCGGCACCGACCACGGTCTGATCTCGCAGGGCCCGAACGGCCCCATCAGTGAAGCGGATGTGTTGTGGGACTTGGCAAGCCGCCTCGAGGGCCGGATGACCGCCATCGGCATGGAGACGTTCCTGTCCCGGCCGGCCAACTGGAGCCCCTCGGACGCCGAACGCGCCGCGACCGCGAACAACGTCGGCGCCGACCTCATGATCAGCCTCCGCTGCGAAAGCCAAACGAGCCCAGCGGCGAACGGCGTTGCGTCGTTTCACTTCGGCAACTCCCATGGGTCGGTGTCCACCATCGGACGCAACCTGGCCGACTTCATCCAGCGAGAAGTGGTGGCCCGCACCGGATTGAGTGACTGCCGGACCCATGGCCGCACGTGGGACCTGCTGCGGCTGACCCGAATGCCAACGGTTCAGGTGGATGTCGGCTACATCACCAATCCGCGCGATCGAGCCATGCTGCTCTCGACGCAGACCCGTGACGCGATCGCCGAAGGCATCCTGGCCGCGGTCAAGCGCCTGTACCTGTTGGGCAAAAACGACCGGCCCACAGGGACTTTCACCTTCGCAGAGCTACTGGCCCACGAACTGTCCGTGGAGCGGTCCGGCCGGCTCGGCGGTTCCTAGACCGTTCCGCGTGGTCTTCACCGTGGCGGTCGTGGACCCCGCGCCCACCGGCTGCTGCAGCTGAGCATTTTCCAACAACCGCTCCAGGGCGGCCTCGACCTCCGCCTTCCAGCCGAGGCCCTTGTCCAGCTCCAGCCGCAGCCGCGGGAAATACGCGTGCGGCGCCACCACGACGAAGCCCGCGTCCTTCAGGAACTCCGCGTCGATCACGCAGTGGTCCACCGAGCAGTCGTTGAGCGCTTCCAACACGGGCCGCACGTCGGGATCGGCCGCGCGGGGGTCGAGTAGTTCCGATGCCGCCGGAGTACGGCCGAAGGCCTCGAGCGCTCGCACACCTCGGCGGACCAATTCATCGATCACCCGGGCGATAAGACCGTGCGGCAGATCATCGGCGGCTTGCCCGGGCTCGATGCCCATCGACGTCAGCAGAACCGCATCCGCCGAAACCGGCGCGGTGGGAAACCGTTGCGCGCGCGGCACCGCCCGCGGCGGCGCGTACAGGACGTACCCGAGGCAGGGCGGTTCGGCCTGGGTGCGCTCGTCGGGAAGCGCGGTTGCGATCTGCCCGCACGAACCCCACTCCAGCATCACCATCG
This genomic window from Mycobacterium saskatchewanense contains:
- the trxA gene encoding thioredoxin, with the translated sequence MTDGEKSGATIEVSDASFSTEVLSSNTPVLVDFWATWCGPCKMVAPVLEEIASERAGQLTVAKLDVDANPETARDFQVVSIPTMILFKDGQPVKRIVGAKGKAALLRELSDAVPNLT
- a CDS encoding N-acetylmuramoyl-L-alanine amidase, giving the protein MSSPRREHGDALRCGDRGAAVTEIRATLATLGMLEGPDQDLATGQHVAAELFDADLDQAVRAFQQHRGLLVDGIVGEATYRALKEASYRLGARTLYHQFGAPLYGDDVATLQARLQDLGFYTGLVDGYFGLQTHNALMSYQREYGLAADGICGPETLRSLYFLSSRVTGGSPHAIREEELVRRSGPKLSGKRIIIDPGRGGTDHGLISQGPNGPISEADVLWDLASRLEGRMTAIGMETFLSRPANWSPSDAERAATANNVGADLMISLRCESQTSPAANGVASFHFGNSHGSVSTIGRNLADFIQREVVARTGLSDCRTHGRTWDLLRLTRMPTVQVDVGYITNPRDRAMLLSTQTRDAIAEGILAAVKRLYLLGKNDRPTGTFTFAELLAHELSVERSGRLGGS
- a CDS encoding acetyltransferase, translating into MSARIMPLRLEDFEQLPKHARRCVFWEVDPATLGNQDHLADPEFEKEAWLSMVMLEWGSCGQIATALPDERTQAEPPCLGYVLYAPPRAVPRAQRFPTAPVSADAVLLTSMGIEPGQAADDLPHGLIARVIDELVRRGVRALEAFGRTPAASELLDPRAADPDVRPVLEALNDCSVDHCVIDAEFLKDAGFVVVAPHAYFPRLRLELDKGLGWKAEVEAALERLLENAQLQQPVGAGSTTATVKTTRNGLGTAEPAGPLHGQFVGQ